The following proteins come from a genomic window of Diorhabda carinulata isolate Delta chromosome X, icDioCari1.1, whole genome shotgun sequence:
- the LOC130902478 gene encoding protein kibra isoform X3 — protein sequence MWPLCYIPTGQMAALPLHVHTLPPEYLSGAVARRRSQTAAPVRMFRTLPSPYIASLRQSNEVMFDVSTNIGYSRVRVPAKKDIYQVKSQRLLLAQNEYNHLNNALTNLTTSRTSLCSSSSSVSTKYDPDLLKSDVALAKNRVSRLKSELEQIRNEMSYTQRGVETLTNVEQKLSLQQGTCYNISEAQAIMAELRNIQKSLSSGEKEKADLMQSLAKLKDDLTRLQLSESSPDISTLSLPQEKLSTASQTDLSCELVPIGTRLAEMAKMRLEYDEARKRVQHIQQKLADLEEKVQPGQVESDKDRLLLFQEKEQLLRELRSITPRMRSKEEMSDIQLECKKLEEDLNRALEISNRAIADRLRLHEEKQLLLQQLKDGLKQMTQLESQLKTLSASTLSVSSSSSLGSLSTTSSKGSLSSGLSFTDIYGGPQCTGTNNTDKPIDMADLHKRVERLLRNSDSTTHIPSPSRSQPSLSPRSSLSSVSPPVSPMYENLPNIVPPPAYDQVKRDKKLQIHERLVELMLPNSQVTSSTEYHQRSSFPSLSPLTDLLEATNMSQGSGLGRPSRYSYESSGDPPLSPISESTPAIDHDEMLQGAALSRTSSSGTNTRSVSAAVSDESVAGDSGVFEASNRKRVSLGFVQDVDMETAQVQIKLKYSTTESMLNIVVEKARNLSALLIPNNSEVCVKAALLPAVSSHPSVFCTKYVKDLRKATFTDAFSIPVPANKLFTKTLQINVWTRIVDQQDKCVGCAQVSLADFNIHNVSQKWYNILSLQEDVSSSVTHLKQESDLSLRERSDDKHTGKEESSDDSTIISSQTSTLTRNQETVFPPTINLNFEELYDCFKNSEEYESQDSDEDLEDDDEECEEEGITVEFRPNEKLDVVLEQGDVEPEYYDKQTNTECAFHPEQAKQMRLQAAKPGTVIEDRGAIKRSQTFSPSAHVSKNQYICKLNRSDSDSAMPLYRRGSKPFERHAVERRSLRFRRPSGSMAALSTTKTQNHHTPTARTSIDLELDLQAQHTRLDKLNSELGRLRELKQRLETAKEQGDTELAAYLLEDRQFQNLIAQAESCRTAKTAEEKKIEKMLRKVSKEIYKLRKSKAGNGKPDVISFQEKMAFFTRSDSIVPFFPTQDECHHSIVDSTKRPMNEESSQSVVGEVNDCNKNVGDEENSTGDGRYNYVVDRVLGVEV from the exons ATGTGGCCCTTGTGCTATATACCGACCGGCCAAATGGCTGCTCTACCTTTGCACGTACACACGTTACCGCCGGAATATTTGTCTGGGGCGGTAGCGAGAAGACGATCGCAAACGGCCGCCCCAGTGAGAATGTTTAGAACTTTACCGTCTCCTTATATCGCAAGTTTGAGACAAAGTAATGAAGTGATGTTTGATGTTAGTACTAATATCGGATATTCGAGAGTTAGAGTTCCT gccAAAAAAGATATTTACCAAGTTAAATCCCAGAGATTACTGTTAGCCCAGAATGAATACAACCATCTCAACAATGCTTTAACTAATTTAACCACGTCCAGGACTAGCc TGTGCTCTTCCAGCAGTAGCGTAAGTACGAAATATGATCCTGACCTCTTGAAATCTGATGTGGCTTTGGCGAAAAATAGGGTCTCCAGGCTGAAATCAGAATTAGAACAAATTAGGAACGAAATGTCTTATACACAAAGAGGTGTAGAAACCCTTACAAA cgTGGAGCAGAAGTTGAGTTTGCAACAGGGAACCTGCTACAACATATCCGAAGCTCAAGCCATCATGGCGGAATTGAGAAACATCCAAAAATCCCTGTCATCaggagaaaaagaaaaagctgATTTGATGCAATCACTAGCCAAATTAAAAGACGATTTAACCAGATTACAACTTTCGGAAAGTTCCCCTGACATATCTACCCTCAGTTTACCTCAAGAGAAATTAAGCACAGCCTCCCAAACGGATCTATCTTGCGAATTAGTACCGATAGGTACCAGATTAGCGGAGATGGCGAAAATGCGATTAGAATACGACGAAGCTAGGAAGAGGGTACAACACATTCAACAAAAACTAGCGGATTTGGAGGAAAAAGTACAACCCGGACAAGTGGAATCTGATAAAGACAGATTATTGTTGTTCCAAGAGAAAGAACAATTATTGAGAGAATTGAGAAGTATCACGCCCAGGATGAGATCTAAAGAAGAAATGAGCGACATACAAttagaatgtaaaaaattagaagaagatTTAAATAGGGCTTTGGAAATATCGAATAGAGCGATAGCTGACAGATTGAGGTTACACGAAGAGAAACAACTACTCCTACAACAACTCAAAGACGGTTTAAAACAAATGACCCAACTAGAATCCCAATTAAAAACTCTATCGGCTAGTACTCTGTCGGTTAGTAGTAGTTCCAGTTTAGGTTCGTTATCGACGACGAGCAGTAAAGGATCTTTGAGTTCCGGTTTGAGTTTTACCGACATATACGGCGGTCCGCAGTGCACCGGTACCAACAACACGGACAAACCAATCGACATGGCAGATCTGCATAAACGAGTAGAGAGATTATTGAGAAATAGCGATAGTACGACGCATATTCCGTCGCCTAGTAGATCTCAACCGTCTTTATCGCCGAGAAGTTCTTTGAGTTCGGTGTCACCTCCCGTGTCTCCTATGTACGAGAATCTCCCGAATATCGTACCGCCCCCGGCGTACGATCAAGTAAAAAGAGACAAAAAATTACAGATACACGAACGATTGGTGGAACTGATGCTTCCCAATTCACAAGTTACTAGTAGTACCGAATACCATCAAAGGAGCTCATTCCCCAGTTTATCTCCTCTAACGGACCTTTTGGAGGCTACTAACATGTCGCAAGGTTCAGGTCTCGGTAGGCCGAGTAGATATTCCTACGAAAGTTCGGGAGATCCGCCTCTATCTCCTATATCGGAATCGACGCCGGCGATAGATCACGACGAGATGCTGCAAGGTGCCGCGTTGTCAAGGACATCTTCCTCGGGAACAAACACTAGATCCGTTTCGGCGGCGGTTAGTGACGAATCGGTCGCGGGTGATTCGGGTGTGTTCGAAGCGTCGAATAGGAAGAGGGTTTCGTTGGGTTTCGTCCAGGATGTGGACATGGAAACCGCCCAAGTACAAATTAAACTTAAATATAGTACGACTGAAAGTATGCTCAACATTGTGGTGGAGAAAGCGAGGAATTTGAGTGCTTTGTTAATTCCAAATAATTCAGAAGT ttgTGTCAAAGCTGCGTTGTTGCCAGCCGTATCGTCACATCCTTCggtattttgtacaaaatatgtGAAAGATTTGAGGAAGGCAACGTTCACTGACGCTTTCAGTATACCAGTACCTGCAAATAAACTTTTTACGAAAACTTTACAAATTAACGTCTGGACTAGAATAGTAGATCAACAGGATAAGTGCGTG ggTTGTGCCCAAGTAAGTTTAGCAGACTTTAATATCCACAACGTATCCCAAAAATGGTACAATATCCTTTCATTACAAGAGGATGTATCTTCATCGGTAACCCATCTAAAACAAGAATCCGATCTTTCATTACGTGAAAGATCCGATGATAAACATACGGGAAAAGAAGAAAGTTCAGACGATTCCACGATAATATCCTCCCAAACATCGACTTTAACCCGAAATCAAGAAACCGTATTCCCTCCAACTATAAATCTTAATTTCGAGGAACTCTACGACTGTTTCAAAAATTCCGAAGAGTACGAATCTCAAGATTCCGATGAAGATTTAGAAGACGACGATGAAGAATGCGAAGAAGAAGGTATCACTGTAGAATTCAGGCCGAATGAAAAATTGGACGTTGTTTTGGAACAAGGAGATGTTGAACCCGAATATTACGATAAACAAACTAACACCGAATGCGCTTTCCATCCAGAACAAGCTAAACAGATGCGACTACAAGCTGCTAAACCCGGAACTGTAATTGAAGATAGAGGAGCTATAAAAag gTCGCAAACTTTCTCGCCTAGCGCCCACGTTTCCAAAAATCAATACATTTGCAAACTGAACCGAAGCGATAGCGACAGCGCTATGCCTTTATACCGTCGAGGTAGTAAACCGTTCGAAAGACACGCCGTCGAACGACGATCATTACGTTTCAGACGACCGTCCGGTTCTATGGCCGCTTTATCAACAACCAAAACGCAAAATCATCATACCCCAACAGCCAGAACCTCCATAGACTTGGAATTAGATCTTCAAGCCCAACATACACGTTTAGATAAACTCAACTCTGAGTTGGGTAGATTGAGAGAGCTTAAACAAAGACTGGAAACTGCCAAAGAACAAG GTGATACAGAATTGGCAGCTTATTTGTTGGAGGACCGACAGTTCCAAAATCTGATAGCTCAAGCGGAGAGCTGCAGGACGGCGAAAACGgcagaagaaaagaaaattgagaagATGTTGAGGAAGGTTTCGAAGGAAATTTACAAACTGAGAAAATCGAAGGCTGGTAATGGAAAACCAGACGTTATTTCTTTCCA aGAAAAAATGGCGTTCTTTACCCGATCTGATTCTATAGTACCTTTTTTCCCAACTCAAGACGAGTGCCATCATTCGATAGTCGATAGTACGAAAAGACCGATGAACGAAGAATCGTCACAGAGTGTTGTTGGTGAAGTAAATGACTGTAATAAAAACGTTGGGGATGAAGAAAATAGTACGGGAGACGGAAGGTACAATTATGTCGTCGATAGAGTATTGGGTGTTGAAGTTTAG
- the LOC130902478 gene encoding protein kibra isoform X1, protein MPRKRNGEIPLPDGWDFGQDYDGKIYFIDHISKKTTWIDPRDRYTKPQTFADCIGNELPLGWEEAFDGHIGHYYIDHVNQITQLEDPRQEWRAIQEAMLRDYLITAQDVLEAKKDIYQVKSQRLLLAQNEYNHLNNALTNLTTSRTSLCSSSSSVSTKYDPDLLKSDVALAKNRVSRLKSELEQIRNEMSYTQRGVETLTNVEQKLSLQQGTCYNISEAQAIMAELRNIQKSLSSGEKEKADLMQSLAKLKDDLTRLQLSESSPDISTLSLPQEKLSTASQTDLSCELVPIGTRLAEMAKMRLEYDEARKRVQHIQQKLADLEEKVQPGQVESDKDRLLLFQEKEQLLRELRSITPRMRSKEEMSDIQLECKKLEEDLNRALEISNRAIADRLRLHEEKQLLLQQLKDGLKQMTQLESQLKTLSASTLSVSSSSSLGSLSTTSSKGSLSSGLSFTDIYGGPQCTGTNNTDKPIDMADLHKRVERLLRNSDSTTHIPSPSRSQPSLSPRSSLSSVSPPVSPMYENLPNIVPPPAYDQVKRDKKLQIHERLVELMLPNSQVTSSTEYHQRSSFPSLSPLTDLLEATNMSQGSGLGRPSRYSYESSGDPPLSPISESTPAIDHDEMLQGAALSRTSSSGTNTRSVSAAVSDESVAGDSGVFEASNRKRVSLGFVQDVDMETAQVQIKLKYSTTESMLNIVVEKARNLSALLIPNNSEVCVKAALLPAVSSHPSVFCTKYVKDLRKATFTDAFSIPVPANKLFTKTLQINVWTRIVDQQDKCVGCAQVSLADFNIHNVSQKWYNILSLQEDVSSSVTHLKQESDLSLRERSDDKHTGKEESSDDSTIISSQTSTLTRNQETVFPPTINLNFEELYDCFKNSEEYESQDSDEDLEDDDEECEEEGITVEFRPNEKLDVVLEQGDVEPEYYDKQTNTECAFHPEQAKQMRLQAAKPGTVIEDRGAIKRSQTFSPSAHVSKNQYICKLNRSDSDSAMPLYRRGSKPFERHAVERRSLRFRRPSGSMAALSTTKTQNHHTPTARTSIDLELDLQAQHTRLDKLNSELGRLRELKQRLETAKEQGDTELAAYLLEDRQFQNLIAQAESCRTAKTAEEKKIEKMLRKVSKEIYKLRKSKAGNGKPDVISFQEKMAFFTRSDSIVPFFPTQDECHHSIVDSTKRPMNEESSQSVVGEVNDCNKNVGDEENSTGDGRYNYVVDRVLGVEV, encoded by the exons gccAAAAAAGATATTTACCAAGTTAAATCCCAGAGATTACTGTTAGCCCAGAATGAATACAACCATCTCAACAATGCTTTAACTAATTTAACCACGTCCAGGACTAGCc TGTGCTCTTCCAGCAGTAGCGTAAGTACGAAATATGATCCTGACCTCTTGAAATCTGATGTGGCTTTGGCGAAAAATAGGGTCTCCAGGCTGAAATCAGAATTAGAACAAATTAGGAACGAAATGTCTTATACACAAAGAGGTGTAGAAACCCTTACAAA cgTGGAGCAGAAGTTGAGTTTGCAACAGGGAACCTGCTACAACATATCCGAAGCTCAAGCCATCATGGCGGAATTGAGAAACATCCAAAAATCCCTGTCATCaggagaaaaagaaaaagctgATTTGATGCAATCACTAGCCAAATTAAAAGACGATTTAACCAGATTACAACTTTCGGAAAGTTCCCCTGACATATCTACCCTCAGTTTACCTCAAGAGAAATTAAGCACAGCCTCCCAAACGGATCTATCTTGCGAATTAGTACCGATAGGTACCAGATTAGCGGAGATGGCGAAAATGCGATTAGAATACGACGAAGCTAGGAAGAGGGTACAACACATTCAACAAAAACTAGCGGATTTGGAGGAAAAAGTACAACCCGGACAAGTGGAATCTGATAAAGACAGATTATTGTTGTTCCAAGAGAAAGAACAATTATTGAGAGAATTGAGAAGTATCACGCCCAGGATGAGATCTAAAGAAGAAATGAGCGACATACAAttagaatgtaaaaaattagaagaagatTTAAATAGGGCTTTGGAAATATCGAATAGAGCGATAGCTGACAGATTGAGGTTACACGAAGAGAAACAACTACTCCTACAACAACTCAAAGACGGTTTAAAACAAATGACCCAACTAGAATCCCAATTAAAAACTCTATCGGCTAGTACTCTGTCGGTTAGTAGTAGTTCCAGTTTAGGTTCGTTATCGACGACGAGCAGTAAAGGATCTTTGAGTTCCGGTTTGAGTTTTACCGACATATACGGCGGTCCGCAGTGCACCGGTACCAACAACACGGACAAACCAATCGACATGGCAGATCTGCATAAACGAGTAGAGAGATTATTGAGAAATAGCGATAGTACGACGCATATTCCGTCGCCTAGTAGATCTCAACCGTCTTTATCGCCGAGAAGTTCTTTGAGTTCGGTGTCACCTCCCGTGTCTCCTATGTACGAGAATCTCCCGAATATCGTACCGCCCCCGGCGTACGATCAAGTAAAAAGAGACAAAAAATTACAGATACACGAACGATTGGTGGAACTGATGCTTCCCAATTCACAAGTTACTAGTAGTACCGAATACCATCAAAGGAGCTCATTCCCCAGTTTATCTCCTCTAACGGACCTTTTGGAGGCTACTAACATGTCGCAAGGTTCAGGTCTCGGTAGGCCGAGTAGATATTCCTACGAAAGTTCGGGAGATCCGCCTCTATCTCCTATATCGGAATCGACGCCGGCGATAGATCACGACGAGATGCTGCAAGGTGCCGCGTTGTCAAGGACATCTTCCTCGGGAACAAACACTAGATCCGTTTCGGCGGCGGTTAGTGACGAATCGGTCGCGGGTGATTCGGGTGTGTTCGAAGCGTCGAATAGGAAGAGGGTTTCGTTGGGTTTCGTCCAGGATGTGGACATGGAAACCGCCCAAGTACAAATTAAACTTAAATATAGTACGACTGAAAGTATGCTCAACATTGTGGTGGAGAAAGCGAGGAATTTGAGTGCTTTGTTAATTCCAAATAATTCAGAAGT ttgTGTCAAAGCTGCGTTGTTGCCAGCCGTATCGTCACATCCTTCggtattttgtacaaaatatgtGAAAGATTTGAGGAAGGCAACGTTCACTGACGCTTTCAGTATACCAGTACCTGCAAATAAACTTTTTACGAAAACTTTACAAATTAACGTCTGGACTAGAATAGTAGATCAACAGGATAAGTGCGTG ggTTGTGCCCAAGTAAGTTTAGCAGACTTTAATATCCACAACGTATCCCAAAAATGGTACAATATCCTTTCATTACAAGAGGATGTATCTTCATCGGTAACCCATCTAAAACAAGAATCCGATCTTTCATTACGTGAAAGATCCGATGATAAACATACGGGAAAAGAAGAAAGTTCAGACGATTCCACGATAATATCCTCCCAAACATCGACTTTAACCCGAAATCAAGAAACCGTATTCCCTCCAACTATAAATCTTAATTTCGAGGAACTCTACGACTGTTTCAAAAATTCCGAAGAGTACGAATCTCAAGATTCCGATGAAGATTTAGAAGACGACGATGAAGAATGCGAAGAAGAAGGTATCACTGTAGAATTCAGGCCGAATGAAAAATTGGACGTTGTTTTGGAACAAGGAGATGTTGAACCCGAATATTACGATAAACAAACTAACACCGAATGCGCTTTCCATCCAGAACAAGCTAAACAGATGCGACTACAAGCTGCTAAACCCGGAACTGTAATTGAAGATAGAGGAGCTATAAAAag gTCGCAAACTTTCTCGCCTAGCGCCCACGTTTCCAAAAATCAATACATTTGCAAACTGAACCGAAGCGATAGCGACAGCGCTATGCCTTTATACCGTCGAGGTAGTAAACCGTTCGAAAGACACGCCGTCGAACGACGATCATTACGTTTCAGACGACCGTCCGGTTCTATGGCCGCTTTATCAACAACCAAAACGCAAAATCATCATACCCCAACAGCCAGAACCTCCATAGACTTGGAATTAGATCTTCAAGCCCAACATACACGTTTAGATAAACTCAACTCTGAGTTGGGTAGATTGAGAGAGCTTAAACAAAGACTGGAAACTGCCAAAGAACAAG GTGATACAGAATTGGCAGCTTATTTGTTGGAGGACCGACAGTTCCAAAATCTGATAGCTCAAGCGGAGAGCTGCAGGACGGCGAAAACGgcagaagaaaagaaaattgagaagATGTTGAGGAAGGTTTCGAAGGAAATTTACAAACTGAGAAAATCGAAGGCTGGTAATGGAAAACCAGACGTTATTTCTTTCCA aGAAAAAATGGCGTTCTTTACCCGATCTGATTCTATAGTACCTTTTTTCCCAACTCAAGACGAGTGCCATCATTCGATAGTCGATAGTACGAAAAGACCGATGAACGAAGAATCGTCACAGAGTGTTGTTGGTGAAGTAAATGACTGTAATAAAAACGTTGGGGATGAAGAAAATAGTACGGGAGACGGAAGGTACAATTATGTCGTCGATAGAGTATTGGGTGTTGAAGTTTAG
- the LOC130902478 gene encoding protein kibra isoform X2, producing MSSYPKFEKHRGSFILIFAYTKPQTFADCIGNELPLGWEEAFDGHIGHYYIDHVNQITQLEDPRQEWRAIQEAMLRDYLITAQDVLEAKKDIYQVKSQRLLLAQNEYNHLNNALTNLTTSRTSLCSSSSSVSTKYDPDLLKSDVALAKNRVSRLKSELEQIRNEMSYTQRGVETLTNVEQKLSLQQGTCYNISEAQAIMAELRNIQKSLSSGEKEKADLMQSLAKLKDDLTRLQLSESSPDISTLSLPQEKLSTASQTDLSCELVPIGTRLAEMAKMRLEYDEARKRVQHIQQKLADLEEKVQPGQVESDKDRLLLFQEKEQLLRELRSITPRMRSKEEMSDIQLECKKLEEDLNRALEISNRAIADRLRLHEEKQLLLQQLKDGLKQMTQLESQLKTLSASTLSVSSSSSLGSLSTTSSKGSLSSGLSFTDIYGGPQCTGTNNTDKPIDMADLHKRVERLLRNSDSTTHIPSPSRSQPSLSPRSSLSSVSPPVSPMYENLPNIVPPPAYDQVKRDKKLQIHERLVELMLPNSQVTSSTEYHQRSSFPSLSPLTDLLEATNMSQGSGLGRPSRYSYESSGDPPLSPISESTPAIDHDEMLQGAALSRTSSSGTNTRSVSAAVSDESVAGDSGVFEASNRKRVSLGFVQDVDMETAQVQIKLKYSTTESMLNIVVEKARNLSALLIPNNSEVCVKAALLPAVSSHPSVFCTKYVKDLRKATFTDAFSIPVPANKLFTKTLQINVWTRIVDQQDKCVGCAQVSLADFNIHNVSQKWYNILSLQEDVSSSVTHLKQESDLSLRERSDDKHTGKEESSDDSTIISSQTSTLTRNQETVFPPTINLNFEELYDCFKNSEEYESQDSDEDLEDDDEECEEEGITVEFRPNEKLDVVLEQGDVEPEYYDKQTNTECAFHPEQAKQMRLQAAKPGTVIEDRGAIKRSQTFSPSAHVSKNQYICKLNRSDSDSAMPLYRRGSKPFERHAVERRSLRFRRPSGSMAALSTTKTQNHHTPTARTSIDLELDLQAQHTRLDKLNSELGRLRELKQRLETAKEQGDTELAAYLLEDRQFQNLIAQAESCRTAKTAEEKKIEKMLRKVSKEIYKLRKSKAGNGKPDVISFQEKMAFFTRSDSIVPFFPTQDECHHSIVDSTKRPMNEESSQSVVGEVNDCNKNVGDEENSTGDGRYNYVVDRVLGVEV from the exons gccAAAAAAGATATTTACCAAGTTAAATCCCAGAGATTACTGTTAGCCCAGAATGAATACAACCATCTCAACAATGCTTTAACTAATTTAACCACGTCCAGGACTAGCc TGTGCTCTTCCAGCAGTAGCGTAAGTACGAAATATGATCCTGACCTCTTGAAATCTGATGTGGCTTTGGCGAAAAATAGGGTCTCCAGGCTGAAATCAGAATTAGAACAAATTAGGAACGAAATGTCTTATACACAAAGAGGTGTAGAAACCCTTACAAA cgTGGAGCAGAAGTTGAGTTTGCAACAGGGAACCTGCTACAACATATCCGAAGCTCAAGCCATCATGGCGGAATTGAGAAACATCCAAAAATCCCTGTCATCaggagaaaaagaaaaagctgATTTGATGCAATCACTAGCCAAATTAAAAGACGATTTAACCAGATTACAACTTTCGGAAAGTTCCCCTGACATATCTACCCTCAGTTTACCTCAAGAGAAATTAAGCACAGCCTCCCAAACGGATCTATCTTGCGAATTAGTACCGATAGGTACCAGATTAGCGGAGATGGCGAAAATGCGATTAGAATACGACGAAGCTAGGAAGAGGGTACAACACATTCAACAAAAACTAGCGGATTTGGAGGAAAAAGTACAACCCGGACAAGTGGAATCTGATAAAGACAGATTATTGTTGTTCCAAGAGAAAGAACAATTATTGAGAGAATTGAGAAGTATCACGCCCAGGATGAGATCTAAAGAAGAAATGAGCGACATACAAttagaatgtaaaaaattagaagaagatTTAAATAGGGCTTTGGAAATATCGAATAGAGCGATAGCTGACAGATTGAGGTTACACGAAGAGAAACAACTACTCCTACAACAACTCAAAGACGGTTTAAAACAAATGACCCAACTAGAATCCCAATTAAAAACTCTATCGGCTAGTACTCTGTCGGTTAGTAGTAGTTCCAGTTTAGGTTCGTTATCGACGACGAGCAGTAAAGGATCTTTGAGTTCCGGTTTGAGTTTTACCGACATATACGGCGGTCCGCAGTGCACCGGTACCAACAACACGGACAAACCAATCGACATGGCAGATCTGCATAAACGAGTAGAGAGATTATTGAGAAATAGCGATAGTACGACGCATATTCCGTCGCCTAGTAGATCTCAACCGTCTTTATCGCCGAGAAGTTCTTTGAGTTCGGTGTCACCTCCCGTGTCTCCTATGTACGAGAATCTCCCGAATATCGTACCGCCCCCGGCGTACGATCAAGTAAAAAGAGACAAAAAATTACAGATACACGAACGATTGGTGGAACTGATGCTTCCCAATTCACAAGTTACTAGTAGTACCGAATACCATCAAAGGAGCTCATTCCCCAGTTTATCTCCTCTAACGGACCTTTTGGAGGCTACTAACATGTCGCAAGGTTCAGGTCTCGGTAGGCCGAGTAGATATTCCTACGAAAGTTCGGGAGATCCGCCTCTATCTCCTATATCGGAATCGACGCCGGCGATAGATCACGACGAGATGCTGCAAGGTGCCGCGTTGTCAAGGACATCTTCCTCGGGAACAAACACTAGATCCGTTTCGGCGGCGGTTAGTGACGAATCGGTCGCGGGTGATTCGGGTGTGTTCGAAGCGTCGAATAGGAAGAGGGTTTCGTTGGGTTTCGTCCAGGATGTGGACATGGAAACCGCCCAAGTACAAATTAAACTTAAATATAGTACGACTGAAAGTATGCTCAACATTGTGGTGGAGAAAGCGAGGAATTTGAGTGCTTTGTTAATTCCAAATAATTCAGAAGT ttgTGTCAAAGCTGCGTTGTTGCCAGCCGTATCGTCACATCCTTCggtattttgtacaaaatatgtGAAAGATTTGAGGAAGGCAACGTTCACTGACGCTTTCAGTATACCAGTACCTGCAAATAAACTTTTTACGAAAACTTTACAAATTAACGTCTGGACTAGAATAGTAGATCAACAGGATAAGTGCGTG ggTTGTGCCCAAGTAAGTTTAGCAGACTTTAATATCCACAACGTATCCCAAAAATGGTACAATATCCTTTCATTACAAGAGGATGTATCTTCATCGGTAACCCATCTAAAACAAGAATCCGATCTTTCATTACGTGAAAGATCCGATGATAAACATACGGGAAAAGAAGAAAGTTCAGACGATTCCACGATAATATCCTCCCAAACATCGACTTTAACCCGAAATCAAGAAACCGTATTCCCTCCAACTATAAATCTTAATTTCGAGGAACTCTACGACTGTTTCAAAAATTCCGAAGAGTACGAATCTCAAGATTCCGATGAAGATTTAGAAGACGACGATGAAGAATGCGAAGAAGAAGGTATCACTGTAGAATTCAGGCCGAATGAAAAATTGGACGTTGTTTTGGAACAAGGAGATGTTGAACCCGAATATTACGATAAACAAACTAACACCGAATGCGCTTTCCATCCAGAACAAGCTAAACAGATGCGACTACAAGCTGCTAAACCCGGAACTGTAATTGAAGATAGAGGAGCTATAAAAag gTCGCAAACTTTCTCGCCTAGCGCCCACGTTTCCAAAAATCAATACATTTGCAAACTGAACCGAAGCGATAGCGACAGCGCTATGCCTTTATACCGTCGAGGTAGTAAACCGTTCGAAAGACACGCCGTCGAACGACGATCATTACGTTTCAGACGACCGTCCGGTTCTATGGCCGCTTTATCAACAACCAAAACGCAAAATCATCATACCCCAACAGCCAGAACCTCCATAGACTTGGAATTAGATCTTCAAGCCCAACATACACGTTTAGATAAACTCAACTCTGAGTTGGGTAGATTGAGAGAGCTTAAACAAAGACTGGAAACTGCCAAAGAACAAG GTGATACAGAATTGGCAGCTTATTTGTTGGAGGACCGACAGTTCCAAAATCTGATAGCTCAAGCGGAGAGCTGCAGGACGGCGAAAACGgcagaagaaaagaaaattgagaagATGTTGAGGAAGGTTTCGAAGGAAATTTACAAACTGAGAAAATCGAAGGCTGGTAATGGAAAACCAGACGTTATTTCTTTCCA aGAAAAAATGGCGTTCTTTACCCGATCTGATTCTATAGTACCTTTTTTCCCAACTCAAGACGAGTGCCATCATTCGATAGTCGATAGTACGAAAAGACCGATGAACGAAGAATCGTCACAGAGTGTTGTTGGTGAAGTAAATGACTGTAATAAAAACGTTGGGGATGAAGAAAATAGTACGGGAGACGGAAGGTACAATTATGTCGTCGATAGAGTATTGGGTGTTGAAGTTTAG